TGTCACttgttttttccctttttcattCTAGCGTAGTGAATAACAGTTTTTGCTTCTTTTGCCTTCTGGTTGGTGATTTGTAGATATCCTCTATCTCGCTTTCTCTGTGGTCTAGGACTGTCATATGTGAAGCCTGGCCCGTAACAGTATGGTGGCAATTGAGTGCTTTAGTAAATACTGTTCaagtaattcatttttttggttgAAGTTTCTGTCAAACAAATTAATGGCACAGAAATAGAATTTACTAGCTCAGTGTCttcttttggaaaaattaattgtctGAACAGTCTTGAAAAACTGAACTAGGACCATCCATTCACTTAGGTCTAGACTCTAGAATTATGCATTTGCCCCTTCAGTGAATAACATGTCCATCCATTTTTCTTGGAAAGCAAATTTGGTATCATATCCCTCCATAGACCGAGTCAGAGAATCCTGTTTCAAGGAGCACGGAACTAGAAATCCTAGAAGTCACTTGCACTTTTTCTTACCGGACGAGCTAACGTAACGAGCTTCCCTTCTACTACAGAAGCATAATGACAATGCGCATGTGAATGGAAGTGTGAGAGTGCATCAAATTGGAATTGAGTTAACAGTTTGATACCCCAAATGCATCATATAAATTGCACTAGCAATGCATATTTCTAATATGGAcccaatttaataaatcacaGCAGTATGCATTTGTAAGTCATCACACGTGGCAGATGAAAAGTAGCTTCGGTTTCCGGTAGGAAGAAGGGAATAAGAACTTCTAGTTGCATtcgaatatttattttacagcACCATACACCTGAATGAAGTTAAAAGTGTTGTATCTCACATTCATGGCAGTGTTGATCTATTCATGCGTCTGAATGTTGGTTCTTGCTATGAGCTGATGATTGCATGGGATTTTCTCAATATAAAGACACACTCACAATTAGCCTTTTATAGCATAGGCCAAGTCTACATTGGAAAATCTCATATGAATTCAATAGAGAATTGATTTTCGTCTTCGGTAtagataaaatttttcatgttgGTGAAAGCTTTTGGACAACCACCTTTTGAAGAGGATCTAGAGAAAGCCATTTCCAATTCCAGGCACTCCCTGTAGCATCCAAATTTACATCCTTTTCGGGTTTGGCTACAATCTGACGTTCTTGATAAAGTTGAGGCAAGATCTTATTATTGCATAGGTGCTAATTCAAACGAAGGACCCTGCCATTTGAGTTATGGTTAGGTAGGGGGAGGCCATTGAATCTTTACCTTCGGGGTCACATCATGTTTACCTTAGGTATGAACTGCAACCACAGGAACAAAAGTAAATCCCTGCCCCACTGCTAGAATGAAAAGGGAAGGGCCAGTATCGACAGACAGTCGAAAAGCATTGGCGGAGGCGTTCCCCCTTTTCACCAAGGAAGACACAAGCCTCATTGATGACGgaaggggggaggggggattGTGGAAGTCTGAAATGAGGGTTGGTGTAGTccgtttctttttcttcctcgtGGAGGTGGCTACTTTGTCCATTACCGTAACTATATCCTTTATTCTGTCCCAGTGACCCTCTGAACTTTTTTCTTGATGTGTGAACTTTTTGGAGTTTGATTTGTCTTGTGAGCTAAGCCTGTTCATGTTGTATGCATTTCAGGGATTGCCCTCTGGACTTGAAGGAGGCTATTTCCAGTGTATGCTTTGCAGCACCGAGGTGTGCCGATCTGCCAGAGTTGCTACAGGTGCAAATTCTGTTTGCTGGTAAATATGGTAAAGAATTCGTGTCTGCTGCAACTGAGCTTATGCCCGAGTGTGGGGTCAATCGGCAGGTTAGACAAAGTGGCTCTTGTGCTCCATTTTACATAGCCACTTGTATTCAGTTCTTCTgtctaaaattttctttttgaaatttggaatTGCAGTTGATAGAGCTTTTATCCATTCGAGCACCTGCACCCGATGTAAAGTTGAAGTTACTGAAGGAAATTGCTGAAGAGTATGAGCTAGACTGGGATCCAAGTGTTACTGAAAGTGCATTGTTGAAACCACATGAAGACTTGCTGGTAATTACTGCTGCTTCTTGATTGCATTTCAATGTTCTGAACTGagctccttttcttttcccttccCTTTCCAGAACGGGCCATCGCAGTTTGTCAGTGGTTCCAAAGTCCCTCTTCCCAAAGAGAAGCATGATGAAGACGCTACAGCGGAACCTGCCGCCGACGAACACTCTGATTCTGATGCAGACTTTGACATAATCGATTTTCCTGAAGTCCCCAAGCAGGCATTACAGTCAAATAAAGGCTCCGTCACAGCACCAGAGATGTTGCCCTTTCCTGCCTCTGCTCTATCCGATGTTGATGATCAAGAAGAACCCAATCCTTCTGGAGGTAACCAAAATCTATCAAACTTGGGGTCTGAGGATGTAATGCTGGAGAAATCAGCTATGAAAGAAGACGCATCACCCAAAATTTCAGCCAGTCCAGTGGGAGACAAACAGTTTGTGCCATTCATATCTCCTCCATCACAATCTCCAGCATCATTTCCTGCGAGAGAGCACAGTTCACCTCCTGCTGTTCCGAAGACAAAAAATGTTAATGTGGATTTGCAAGACGTATTGGCTGCAGCTCAGGCTGCTGCAGAAACAGCCGAGCGTGCAGCAGCAGCTGCCCGGTCCGCAGCAAGCATTGCTCAGCTCCGGATCAGTGAGCTTGTAAAGAATAAGAACGATGCCGTCTCGGTTCCTACTGTTGAGAACCCATTTCATCTCGAGAAATCCAAGTCAGATGTGGTGGAAAAGACCGATCTACTTAAACACAAGTCGGTTGGTGATTCTGACAGTGCTTCGACTTCTCCAAGCCAAAATGAGAGTTATGAACAATACACGACTCACCAACCAACAGCCCATCCCTCACACTTTGATCCACAAGTGGCTGCTGGGACTTCTCTCGGCAGCAATGTTCTCAATCAAGGCGCCGGACATCACCAGCCACAGAGATTGCCCTCGTTGGATGACGAGACTTACTTCTCATACCCAAACTTGTTCACATCTCAAGGCTCAAATGTCAGCCCTCATGCCCAGTCACCTGCGGACTCCAAGTAAGCAAGACAGGATTTACATCCGTTGTGTTGATATTAATTGCTATAGTCTTGTAGCATTTCTATTCTGTATTTGGGTTGTGAGGTGAATTGCGCTTTTCCATTCGAATAATTCTCTATCTGCACGTTCATACAACCTGTTGTAAATTGAGTTGATGCCATTCTCCATATTTCATATGAGACGAGTTatcaaaaaatagtttttgaaAATGCTGATCTCTTTACTAGCAAGGTGAAAGTGATCTTGTTAGCAGGCAACACATGGGATGAATGCATGTAGTTTCAGACGCTTAACATGTTCGAAATACAGCCATCTCAAATTTGGAAGGAGATACGGTGCAAACACTCTTATGACACATTTTGAATACATAGTTGGTTCTAATGCTTTCAATATTTAAGCatttcaaatgattttgattctgattattttagttataacTTGATATCTTGtatattatatgcacacataTCTGTCATGGTTAAGCCGAGACCAATGCAAGTGTTTGAACTTATGTATAGCTTGTGTATATTATGGTCGAATTCATGAACACATTACTTTGTGCATTGagtgtaaataattattctatacctttcttcttaaaaaaaataaggtatATGTCAACCATCTAACTATTCTGACACTTCGAGGTCGTTggaaattttgcaaaagaagTTTTCCAAGTACAAATGATCCTTTGAGGTCGTTTGAAgtaaaattctgaaaaaaaaattcaagtaaatGACCCTTTGAGGTGGTT
The window above is part of the Sesamum indicum cultivar Zhongzhi No. 13 linkage group LG7, S_indicum_v1.0, whole genome shotgun sequence genome. Proteins encoded here:
- the LOC105165944 gene encoding uncharacterized protein LOC105165944; protein product: MAMLDSFFKQRFNAAKCKTLLKLTIPRIKLLRNRREIQLKQMRKEIAKLLETGQEATARIRVEHIIREEKMMAAQEIVELFCELIAVRLPIIEAQRDCPLDLKEAISSVCFAAPRCADLPELLQVQILFAGKYGKEFVSAATELMPECGVNRQLIELLSIRAPAPDVKLKLLKEIAEEYELDWDPSVTESALLKPHEDLLNGPSQFVSGSKVPLPKEKHDEDATAEPAADEHSDSDADFDIIDFPEVPKQALQSNKGSVTAPEMLPFPASALSDVDDQEEPNPSGGNQNLSNLGSEDVMLEKSAMKEDASPKISASPVGDKQFVPFISPPSQSPASFPAREHSSPPAVPKTKNVNVDLQDVLAAAQAAAETAERAAAAARSAASIAQLRISELVKNKNDAVSVPTVENPFHLEKSKSDVVEKTDLLKHKSVGDSDSASTSPSQNESYEQYTTHQPTAHPSHFDPQVAAGTSLGSNVLNQGAGHHQPQRLPSLDDETYFSYPNLFTSQGSNVSPHAQSPADSK